In Gimesia benthica, a single window of DNA contains:
- a CDS encoding ABC transporter substrate-binding protein, protein MKHQFELKLILLLLTLAWLVGCGTQEAGSVASQTEQGAQAPASELPPASEATAVDVVAEAQSFPVTVKDYQGRDVTLAKQPRRIISLLPSHTETLFALGAGEQMVGCTSLCNYPPETEELKQIALANPGSISLEALVELQPDLIVTGGDYHRQLAAQLETLKIPVLALESQSVADIEKAMLGIGQATGHSRQGQKLIARLKDEIAGVQKQIKPFQKEERPKVFYRVWDQPLMTAGPHSFIGELITLAGGENVFADVEPAYPQVSEETLILRNPEVIVMPRMKEGPADAQQVLEKLRQRPGWSDMAAVKGGRVYLIEDDVISRPGPRVVQGLQKLAQALYPEAFPDP, encoded by the coding sequence ATGAAACATCAATTCGAATTGAAACTGATCCTGTTGTTACTGACGCTGGCCTGGTTGGTGGGCTGTGGTACGCAGGAAGCGGGTTCGGTTGCATCACAGACAGAGCAGGGGGCGCAGGCACCTGCGTCTGAGCTGCCGCCTGCTTCGGAGGCGACTGCAGTCGACGTCGTTGCGGAGGCGCAGTCGTTCCCGGTGACGGTGAAAGATTACCAGGGGCGGGATGTCACGCTGGCGAAACAGCCGCGGCGGATTATTTCGCTGCTTCCGTCGCATACGGAGACGCTGTTTGCACTGGGGGCGGGTGAGCAGATGGTGGGCTGCACATCTTTGTGCAATTATCCGCCGGAGACTGAGGAACTGAAACAGATTGCGCTGGCGAACCCGGGCAGCATCAGCCTGGAAGCGCTGGTGGAGTTACAGCCGGACCTGATTGTGACCGGCGGGGATTATCATCGACAGCTGGCGGCGCAACTGGAGACACTTAAGATTCCGGTGCTGGCCCTGGAGTCGCAGTCGGTGGCGGATATCGAAAAAGCGATGCTGGGAATCGGGCAGGCGACCGGGCATTCTCGACAGGGACAGAAATTGATCGCCCGGTTGAAGGATGAGATCGCTGGAGTACAGAAGCAGATCAAACCGTTTCAGAAAGAGGAGCGGCCCAAAGTTTTTTACCGGGTCTGGGATCAGCCGTTGATGACTGCCGGCCCGCATTCGTTTATCGGCGAGCTGATCACGCTGGCCGGGGGAGAGAATGTGTTCGCGGATGTGGAACCAGCTTATCCCCAGGTGAGTGAAGAGACTTTGATTCTGCGGAACCCGGAAGTGATTGTCATGCCGCGAATGAAAGAGGGGCCCGCGGACGCGCAGCAGGTGCTCGAAAAACTGCGTCAGCGTCCGGGGTGGTCGGACATGGCAGCGGTGAAAGGGGGACGCGTGTATCTGATTGAAGACGATGTGATTTCCCGGCCCGGCCCGCGGGTGGTGCAGGGACTTCAAAAACTGGCACAGGCGTTGTACCCTGAGGCATTTCCCGATCCTTAA
- a CDS encoding Dabb family protein, translating into MADTQLAHMVYFTLNDGSPEAIQTMVDACHKYLKDHPGVVYFSAGQRGPEFQREVNNQEFHVALNVVFDSKESHDIYQTAPDHLKFIEENKASWAKVQVCDSYVTS; encoded by the coding sequence ATGGCAGACACACAACTGGCTCATATGGTCTATTTCACCCTCAATGACGGCTCTCCGGAAGCAATTCAGACCATGGTGGACGCCTGTCACAAATATCTCAAAGACCATCCCGGCGTCGTCTATTTTTCCGCCGGCCAGCGGGGTCCCGAGTTCCAGCGGGAAGTGAATAATCAGGAATTTCACGTCGCTCTGAACGTAGTCTTCGACAGCAAGGAATCGCACGATATCTACCAGACCGCTCCCGATCACCTGAAATTCATCGAAGAGAACAAAGCCTCCTGGGCCAAAGTCCAGGTCTGTGACAGCTACGTCACCAGCTGA
- a CDS encoding ABC transporter ATP-binding protein: MPEIQLENVTCGYPNQEVLHQVSLAVEPGKVLVLLGPNGSGKTTLLRALFQLISVQQGTILVEGQDVQRLSRREMAQKLALAPQLEMPQWPMTIEETVQLGRSAHRGWVQPFSGEDAEHVETALAQAGLTELRAKKITEISGGEWRRTLIARALVQQTKVLCLDEPTTGLDLKYQVEVLSLIRDLAHERELTVLLTIHDLNLASCFADQIVLLAGGEIAALGTAAEVLTEARLSEVYQTRVKVVPHPEYQTPLVVPLL; this comes from the coding sequence ATGCCTGAAATTCAACTGGAGAATGTGACGTGCGGCTATCCCAACCAGGAAGTTCTGCACCAGGTCTCACTGGCGGTAGAGCCGGGCAAGGTGCTGGTACTGCTCGGACCCAACGGGTCGGGGAAGACGACACTGCTGCGTGCGCTGTTTCAGTTGATCTCAGTGCAGCAGGGGACGATCCTGGTGGAAGGTCAGGATGTGCAGCGACTGTCTCGACGGGAGATGGCCCAGAAACTGGCACTGGCACCACAGTTGGAGATGCCTCAATGGCCGATGACGATTGAGGAGACCGTGCAACTGGGACGCTCGGCACATCGGGGCTGGGTGCAGCCGTTTAGCGGAGAAGATGCGGAGCATGTCGAGACGGCGCTGGCGCAGGCCGGATTAACAGAACTGCGGGCGAAGAAGATTACCGAGATCTCCGGCGGGGAATGGCGGCGGACGCTGATTGCCCGGGCGCTGGTGCAGCAGACCAAGGTGCTCTGCCTGGATGAGCCGACAACGGGCCTCGATCTGAAATACCAGGTGGAAGTGCTGTCACTGATCCGCGATCTGGCACACGAGCGGGAGTTGACGGTGCTGCTGACGATTCACGATCTGAACCTGGCCAGCTGTTTTGCCGACCAGATTGTGCTGCTGGCCGGGGGCGAGATCGCTGCGTTGGGAACCGCGGCGGAGGTTCTGACGGAAGCGCGTTTGAGCGAGGTCTATCAGACCCGGGTCAAAGTGGTGCCCCATCCGGAATACCAGACGCCGCTGGTGGTTCCCCTGCTGTGA
- a CDS encoding FecCD family ABC transporter permease produces MRPTQPRFAVWRILPFLGGLLLALLVGIHFGAVQLSLSEIWQGLTGAAAGAQIETILWQIRLPRVVLAACVGAGLAIAGAAFQGVFRNPLADPFVIGASSGAALGATLALLCLAGSVTVITSTGQVPWLILAAFGGAMLIVGAVFVIASLSNLGRSAPLLTLILAGMALSSFTGALVSLIMFLNHEMLNTIFNWLLGSFSGRHWNEIAIAGPVILVSGGLIWMLSRPLDLLSFGDETAMSLGLPSGKVRLLILAAATLCTAACVSVSGVIGFLGLMAPHMTRILLGPRHGLLIPGSALLGATLLVIADTLARTVIAPTEIPVGVVTALMGCPFFLFLLISRGRQSM; encoded by the coding sequence GTGAGACCCACGCAACCCCGTTTTGCTGTCTGGCGGATACTCCCGTTCCTGGGAGGGCTGCTGCTGGCGCTGCTGGTGGGGATTCATTTTGGTGCGGTGCAGTTGTCGCTGTCCGAGATCTGGCAGGGTCTGACAGGGGCCGCAGCCGGCGCGCAGATCGAGACGATTCTATGGCAGATCCGACTACCGCGAGTGGTGCTGGCGGCTTGTGTCGGTGCGGGGCTGGCGATTGCGGGCGCTGCGTTTCAGGGAGTGTTTCGAAATCCGCTGGCTGATCCGTTTGTGATTGGTGCTTCGAGCGGTGCCGCTTTGGGGGCGACACTGGCTCTGCTTTGTCTGGCGGGAAGTGTGACGGTCATCACGAGCACCGGTCAGGTGCCCTGGCTGATCCTGGCGGCGTTTGGCGGGGCGATGCTGATTGTCGGGGCTGTGTTTGTGATTGCCTCGCTCAGTAACCTGGGACGAAGTGCGCCGCTGTTGACGTTGATTCTGGCGGGGATGGCACTCAGCAGTTTTACCGGAGCGCTGGTTTCGCTGATCATGTTTCTGAATCATGAGATGCTGAATACCATTTTCAACTGGCTGCTCGGGAGCTTTTCAGGCAGACACTGGAATGAAATCGCGATTGCCGGTCCGGTGATCCTGGTGAGCGGCGGTCTGATATGGATGTTGTCGCGGCCTTTGGATCTGTTGTCGTTCGGGGATGAGACGGCGATGTCACTGGGGCTGCCAAGCGGCAAGGTGCGGTTGTTGATTTTAGCGGCAGCCACGTTGTGTACGGCGGCCTGTGTGTCCGTGTCGGGGGTGATCGGATTTCTGGGGCTGATGGCACCGCACATGACGCGGATTCTTCTGGGCCCTAGACACGGACTGTTGATTCCGGGCAGTGCGTTACTCGGGGCGACGCTACTGGTGATTGCCGACACGCTGGCACGGACCGTGATTGCACCGACGGAGATCCCGGTAGGTGTGGTGACTGCCTTAATGGGCTGCCCGTTTTTTCTATTCCTGCTGATCAGCCGCGGCCGACAGTCGATGTGA